The Elusimicrobiota bacterium sequence CGCCATTTCCTCCTGGGTGAGGCCCTGGCGCTTGCGAAGTTCGCGGATCCGGGCCCCGAGTTGCTTTTTCACGTTGATAGGTGGATTTGTCATAGTGGCTATAGTGTAACTTTTGGGCGGCAGGATCGCCCATAGAATCTTTGTTAATCGGGGATCCGATGTTAAGACTATACGTATTAATAAAAAAATCCGGGCATCGTTAAAAATGCGCGCCCCTTGGGGTCAAAATTTTTTGGTGAGTTCGCCGGCGGCTCTCCACATCGTCGATTCCCTGCGCCTGGAGTCCGACGACCGCGTCATCGAGATTGGTCCCGGTCGGGGGGCCTTGACGTTGCATCTTTTATCCCGGTGCGCTTCCTTGACCGCGGTGGAGCTGGACCATTCTTTGGCCGACACCTTGATCGCGCGTTGGGGCCACGAACCTCATTTTAAAGTGGCCCAGGGCGATTTTTTGGATTGGGCCGTGCCGCCGGTGGAAGGACGTTCGTATAAAGTCATCGGAAACCTGCCCTATTCGGCGGCGGCCGCTATTATTCAGAAGGTCCTGTCCTGGGCCGGGTGGGACCGCGCGGTGTTCATGGTTCAAAAAGAAGTGGCGGCGCGGATCACGGCGGTGCCCGGTGGAAAAAATTGGGGCCTGCTGGCGCTGTCTGTCCAATCCAGGGCCAAGGCCCGCCGGCTCTTTGATCTTCGTCCGGGGGCCTTCCGGCCGGTTCCGAAGGTGACCTCCACCGTCATTGAACTCGAGCGTTTGGTTGAACCCTCCGTGGCCCACCTCGACGCCTTTTTTAAAGTGGCCCATGCGGCCTTCGGTCAACGCCGGAAGACCCTGGTCAACAGCCTCTCGCACGGTCTCGCCCTGGAGCGGACGGCGGTGGAAGCCGTTTTGGCCGGGTTGGACATCGATCCCGGCCGACGGGCGGAAACGTTGACGTTAGAGGAGTTCAACCGGTTGGCCCAGCGCCTGGGAGGCGCGCCACTCTCCGTGCTAGGTTGACCGAATTCCCCATTTGAACCTGGGTTCTGCACAGAGAGCCAAAGACCGAAGGAGTCACAGCCGCTGATGCGCCAGGCGCTCCGCCCTGGACCCGGCCCCCTTCTTTTGGACACGCAAAAGAAAGGGGGAAAGAAAACGTGCCCCGTCGACACCGTCCGACAGTTCATTACCAATGTAGGTGTCGTCCCGACGTTGGATATCCAAGTCGAACGGGACAGCTTCCGCGCGCCGTTTTGACGGGCGGCCCTCATATGTCCCTTCGGGACCGGTCTCTGTCGGCTTCGCCGCCAAAACGAGACCGGCTCGGCTCAACGGCCAATCGCCGGCACAACGGGCCGCACCGCAACCGTCAAAACGTCGCGCTCATAACGCCTCAAGGGGGAGGCGAGTCAAAAAAACCACATTTACTTTGACACAAATCAGAGAATATCCGAAAAATTAATTCCAGGGGACGTCCAGGCAGAGCAGGTGGTTCTTTTCCGAGGCGTCGCGGAAAATGCCGGAGAGCGTGACGCAGAGGTTGCCCGAGGCCTGGGAGACGTAAGGTTCCGTCCGGTAGCGGTTCACGAAGGCGTCCGTTAATAGATAGACGTATTCTTTCATGGAGTGGTCCGCCCCCGGGCGGGCCGGGTGGAAGAGGGCGTTCCGTTTGAAGGCCACGCCGGGACGCGTGTGGGTCTCGGATTCCTGGATTCCCGCCTCGTTTAAAATGAACAGGCACTCCACGGATGGGTTCTCTTGGACGAGGCGCGCCAAGGTCGGGTCGAAGGCCGAGGTCGGAAGTGCCGTCAGGGCACGGATCAGGGTGGAGAGCAAGCTCTCCGTTTCCCGGACCCGCTTTTGAGAGGCTTTTGATTTTTCAACGGAAATGGCGCGGTGGCGGGCCGAAAGGGCATCGATTTTTCCGCCGAGATTTTCCGGCGAGGACCCCACATAAGGCCCTTCCAACATGTCGACGCCATGGTCCAGGGCCGCCAGGGCCTGCTGTTCCGTGGCCACCCCCTCGGCCACCAGAAGGGCGCCTATTTTCTTCGAGAGATTGGCCAGGGATTTCATGATTTCCTGCGAAAAAAACTCGTTTTCCAAACCCGCCACGAGGGACTCGCCCACATGCAACATGTCGGGCCGCACCAGCGCCACCCGTTCCAAATTGGAATGGCCGACTCCCAAATCTTTCAGCGCGATTAAAAAGCCGCTGGTTCGGTGGCGGGCCACGAAATCTTTGAGGGCTGGGAGGTCGTCCACCTTGGATTCGCGTATGGCGATCACGATGTCGGAGGGATCCAGCGCCATTTCACGGACCATGTTGGCCAGGTGGCCGGACCCCGCGACGCCCAGGTCCAACACCGCCGTGTCAAACCCCAGAAAGAGAAGGCCCGGCCGTCCGGAGGCCTGAAAAGCCGCCAAGGCTTCCTTGCGGAACCATCGATCGAATTCGACGGCGAGCCCGTGCGTCGCGGCCTGGGCGCGCGCCTCTTCCGCGCCCGTCCCGCCCCGAAGCCGCGCGACGTGTCCCACGGCGCCCTTCCGTTTTATGGAGATGACGGGTTCCAGGGCGACCCGAAGAGCGCGTTCCTTAATGAGATGGTCCAAGGTCATGTCATTCTCCTGAAAGAGGCTAAATGCCGCTGATCCCCAAAAAAAGGCTCCCCGGGGTTGGGGACGAAAGGGACACCCGGGGAGCCAATCCGCACGGGACGGGGGTCGCCCGTCCGCGAAAGCGGTCGATGGGGGAAGCGACTTACGGTCGCTTAGAACGCGTAGATGGCGTTAATCCCGACGGTGTTCTGGGTGTCGTCCGCAAGTCCGTCGCTGTCCACATAGACCTTCTGGGTGGATTTGTCCATGCGGTATTCGGCCCGAAGAATGACGCCGTTGTATTTTTGTTGCAGGGTGGCCGTGATGGAGTTCAAGACCTGCTCCGTTCCCGTGCGCGCGCCCTCGTCGTCAAACGTTTCCCAACGCAGTGCGGCGGAGGTGGCATCGGTGAAGGCGAGGTTTCCATAAAGCGCCAGACCCGACCAATTGGCCGCGGTGTTGTCAATGGAAGGACCGACCCCTTCTTCCACTCCCCAGTCGTAGTTGGCCAACAAGGTCAACTTATTCGTGGGAGTGAATTTGACGATGGCGTCCACAAGGGAGCGACCATTCTTCTCGATGCTAGGCGTGGTCGTGGCTTGATCGGGCCCGTAGGATCCGCCCACGGTGACGGAGAGCTTTTCCGTGGGGACCAGCGAGGCCTGGGCGATGACGGTCTTGCCCTTGTTGTTGTCCTGCATCAGGTCCCAGCTGTTCACGATACCGGCCATGAGGTTCAATTTACCGTCCTTCAATCCCTTGTCCAGCTTGACGCCCGTGTGGGTGGCGGGAATGGCGAAGTTGAACAGGTGTCCGCGGGAGGTGTTGTAATTGTCCTTGGACTCGATCACTTCCGCGCCGAAAGGAGTGACGAATTTTCCAACGGTAATGGTTCCGTGGGTCAGGGGGCACGGCAGGCTCAGGAAGGCCTGTTGGAGGTTGACGTACGTGGTGGTCGCAGCGAACCCGTCCAGCCCGTTTTGCACGCCGGCATCGTTGCCGAAGTCCACGTCGACCCGATAGGCCACTCCCTTGTCATTGCTCCCGTTCACCACCACTTCGGCGTTTTGGAGGATGAAGGAGTTGGCGTTGGCGTCGAAGCTTCTCAACACGTTGGTGTTGGCCCCGTTCAGGTTGTAGTTGTATCCCATATCCACGAACCCGCTGACGGTGGGGCCTTCGGCCCGGACGCCCGCGGCGATCGTCGCCAACAGCGCGGCGGACAGGATGGTTTTGCTAATGGTGGATCGTTTCATCGGTGATGCCTCCTCATTTTTTTGTTCTCACGGACGACCCTTGACGGGTCCTCCTGGTAAAGTGGGTAAAAAAAACTCTCGTTGCGACCTTACGCAACGAACGCCAATGTTCGCGGATATAAAAAAAGTCCCCCCGACGTTTCGCCAGGAGGACGCCAATGTCCGTTCACGATTACCCCAACTTCCTTGGCCCCCATCTTACCAAGCCCGGAGCCATCTGTCAAGTCTCGAAAAGAATCTGTCCATCGAATCAACGGGCGTGGCTGTCAAAGTTTTTCTCGCAAGAAATATCCTGCACCATCGGGCCCTTGCCCTTTTTTATCCCCGGATCGACAGACCCCGGCACACACGCCCCCCTCTTTTCCAGCCCCCGTCACCCCTCAGAGTTACGAATTTTCGCCTATTTGTTTTAAGGCTTCCTTCAGGTCGGCGTCGTGGCGGTGGTTTTCGAGGCGGGCGGCGAGGCTGTAGGCGCAGGGGACCACGTAAAGCGTTAAAAGGGCGGAGATGGAGACGCCGCCGATGATGACGAGGGCCATGGGGACGCGGGTTTCGGCCCCGGGGCCCAGGGCCAGGGCGGGAGGCACGGCGGCGGCGATGGTGGAAACCGTCGTCATCAATATGGGGCGGAGCCGGACCGGGCAGGCGTCCATCAGGGCCTCCCGCACGTTCAGTCCTTTCTTGGTGCGCCGCTCGTTGGTGAAATCCACCAGCATGATGGAATTCTTTTTCACGATGCCCATCAAAAGGACGATCCCGATCATGCTGAACATGTTCAGGGATTGATGCCCCACCCAGAGGGCCACCACGGCACCGGTGACGCTGAAGGGAAGCGCGAGCAAGACCAGCGCGGGGTGGATGAAACTGTTGAACTGGGACCCCAGCACCATGTAGGCCACGAGAACTCCGAGGACGAGCGCCACCGCCAGGCCCAGGAACGCCTCCTGAAAGGTCTCCGAAGCGCCGGAGAATGCGAGTTTCACGCCCGGGGGTAAAACTTCTTTTCCGATCTTCTGAACCGCGGCGAGGGCGTCGGATTGGGACTTTCCGGAGGCCACGTTGGCGTAGAGCCGGATGGCCCGGGACCGGTTTTCCCGGGTGATGGTCAGAAGGGTTTTCCGTTCTTGAACGGTGATCACGTCCCGGAGCGGCACCACCTGGCCGCGGTTGTTCCGCACGTTGATCTTATCCACGTCGGAGGGTTTGTCTCGGTCCTGATCCGGAAAGCGCACGCGGATGTCGTAGCGGCGGCCGCCTCGGGAGAACTTGCCCACCCGGAGGCCTCCCAGGGTGGCGTTCACGGCCTCGCCGATGGAGGCCACGCTCACGCCGCGTTCCGCGGCCGCGGGCCGGTTGGGGGAGATCTGGACTTCGGGCATGCCCAGCTGATAGTTCGAATCGACGTCCACCATGAGGCCCGTCTCTTTCATTTTGGTTTTGAGGATTTCGCTGGCTTTCGCCAGTTCGTCCCAGTCCCGACCCCGGAGGGAGAGGTCGATGGGGAACCCCGGTTCCGCTCCCCCGCCCGCCACCGAGAGATCCTGCAGGATCGCTTTTTCCACGCCGGGAATCTTGTTCAATTCGTCCCGGAAGATGTCCATCAGTTCCTGTTGCGTGTAGGCCTTCCGCCGTCCGGCGGAGATGGGGCGCGCCTTGGGTTGTTTCAAGGTGATAAACATGAAGGCGGAATTGATTTCGCCTCCCTCAAAACCGCCCACCGCGGCGTAATAGCGTTCCACCTCGCCCCGGGAAAGCGCAAAGGCCTCCGCTTTCTTTAAGGTGTCGTCGGTGAAGGCCAGGGAGGATCCCACCTTGGTCTGCACCCGGATGAACAGCATGCTCTGGTCCTGGGGAGGCATCAATTCTTTTTTAATGGGTTTGAAGAGGAAAAGGGAAGCCGTGAAAAGGATCAAGGAAGCCCCCACCACTTTCCAACGGTGGCGAAGACAAAGGTCCAAGGACGCTTTATATCCCCGGGTCAGGGCGCCCATCAGCCGGTCCATCCCCCGCGAGACGACCCCGCCGTGCCCCACCTCCAGAAATTGAGAACACCGCATGGGCGCCAGGGTCAGGGCTTCCAAAAGCGAGAGCATAACGGCGGCCGAGATCGTCATGCCGAACTGAAAGAAATATTTTCCGATGACGCCTTTGATGAACACCACCGGAAGGAAAATGGCGAGGATGGCCAC is a genomic window containing:
- the rsmA gene encoding ribosomal RNA small subunit methyltransferase A, which produces MSSPAALHIVDSLRLESDDRVIEIGPGRGALTLHLLSRCASLTAVELDHSLADTLIARWGHEPHFKVAQGDFLDWAVPPVEGRSYKVIGNLPYSAAAAIIQKVLSWAGWDRAVFMVQKEVAARITAVPGGKNWGLLALSVQSRAKARRLFDLRPGAFRPVPKVTSTVIELERLVEPSVAHLDAFFKVAHAAFGQRRKTLVNSLSHGLALERTAVEAVLAGLDIDPGRRAETLTLEEFNRLAQRLGGAPLSVLG
- a CDS encoding EAL domain-containing protein; this encodes MTLDHLIKERALRVALEPVISIKRKGAVGHVARLRGGTGAEEARAQAATHGLAVEFDRWFRKEALAAFQASGRPGLLFLGFDTAVLDLGVAGSGHLANMVREMALDPSDIVIAIRESKVDDLPALKDFVARHRTSGFLIALKDLGVGHSNLERVALVRPDMLHVGESLVAGLENEFFSQEIMKSLANLSKKIGALLVAEGVATEQQALAALDHGVDMLEGPYVGSSPENLGGKIDALSARHRAISVEKSKASQKRVRETESLLSTLIRALTALPTSAFDPTLARLVQENPSVECLFILNEAGIQESETHTRPGVAFKRNALFHPARPGADHSMKEYVYLLTDAFVNRYRTEPYVSQASGNLCVTLSGIFRDASEKNHLLCLDVPWN
- a CDS encoding porin encodes the protein MKRSTISKTILSAALLATIAAGVRAEGPTVSGFVDMGYNYNLNGANTNVLRSFDANANSFILQNAEVVVNGSNDKGVAYRVDVDFGNDAGVQNGLDGFAATTTYVNLQQAFLSLPCPLTHGTITVGKFVTPFGAEVIESKDNYNTSRGHLFNFAIPATHTGVKLDKGLKDGKLNLMAGIVNSWDLMQDNNKGKTVIAQASLVPTEKLSVTVGGSYGPDQATTTPSIEKNGRSLVDAIVKFTPTNKLTLLANYDWGVEEGVGPSIDNTAANWSGLALYGNLAFTDATSAALRWETFDDEGARTGTEQVLNSITATLQQKYNGVILRAEYRMDKSTQKVYVDSDGLADDTQNTVGINAIYAF
- a CDS encoding efflux RND transporter permease subunit translates to MRLSDLAIKNPVFAWMLMLGMILFGVIGFLSIGKSQLPDVDFPIISVSTHWEGASPEVIETDVVDVMEDAITSVKGVKKINSTSRLGQASIIIEFDLKTDVDVALQEVQSAISQAQFNLPKDLDPPVIAKFNPEDQPFMWLSLSGDRPLRYLMEYVRDDLKQEFTTIPGVGNVFLGGYSAPSLRVWLDPKKLQATEITVQDVVAAVQTEHAERPAGYLTSPTQEWNLRVMGEVGKPEDFENLVIPSRNGAPLTRLFRIKDVATVEDGLDDARAVSRVDLKPAVGLGILKQRNANMVDVAKRVKLKVLALQKGLPAGVHLEVNFDGSSFVEQSTHELNFNLILAAGLTSFICWLFLGSWSSAINIILAIPTSILGTFIILQILGFTQNTFTLLGLSLALGIVVDDAIMVLENIVRHREMGEPRVQAAIVGAREIYFAAMAASVAILAIFLPVVFIKGVIGKYFFQFGMTISAAVMLSLLEALTLAPMRCSQFLEVGHGGVVSRGMDRLMGALTRGYKASLDLCLRHRWKVVGASLILFTASLFLFKPIKKELMPPQDQSMLFIRVQTKVGSSLAFTDDTLKKAEAFALSRGEVERYYAAVGGFEGGEINSAFMFITLKQPKARPISAGRRKAYTQQELMDIFRDELNKIPGVEKAILQDLSVAGGGAEPGFPIDLSLRGRDWDELAKASEILKTKMKETGLMVDVDSNYQLGMPEVQISPNRPAAAERGVSVASIGEAVNATLGGLRVGKFSRGGRRYDIRVRFPDQDRDKPSDVDKINVRNNRGQVVPLRDVITVQERKTLLTITRENRSRAIRLYANVASGKSQSDALAAVQKIGKEVLPPGVKLAFSGASETFQEAFLGLAVALVLGVLVAYMVLGSQFNSFIHPALVLLALPFSVTGAVVALWVGHQSLNMFSMIGIVLLMGIVKKNSIMLVDFTNERRTKKGLNVREALMDACPVRLRPILMTTVSTIAAAVPPALALGPGAETRVPMALVIIGGVSISALLTLYVVPCAYSLAARLENHRHDADLKEALKQIGENS